aggactaaatctaataggataaataatttattagtcccttacTTTTTtcttaacacactgtttagtcctcttattttgaaaaacacattagaAGATCTatatcttttatcaatattaccCATTTGGCCATTCTGTCTATTTTGTTTTAGAATTAACTGTTATATTTAACATAAACAGATagacagaaaataacagagtaacatttttatttttgtatctaCTATAGATGTTGttaaagctaagatatgttcagtTAAAAATCGAAAAAACTAGACAGAATgactaaatggttaatattaacaaaagataaagggtaaaggctatgcttactttgttttacttactttgttttaaacaaagtaagctttactttgtgtgtttttaccattggattaatttattaatccatcatccaatggtgaaaacacaccaagtaatggtactttgtcaaaaacaaagtaaccatagaagacaccaaGATAaagatcttataatgtgtttttcaaaatagggagaCTAAACAATGTATTAAGTAAATAACtgaaaactaataaattatttacccaatctaATATATAAGAAATGATTAATTTTATCGATAGATTATCTACGTATAACTTTATAAAATCAAGTTTTTggacaacaaaaaaaatttatacaaattaactatagataattattttttatttttttatttggatatatgGTAGTTGTTTGGCTGCTGCAGCTTTTAGTGTTGCagggagaattttttttaactgaaTCTTTTTATTAAACTTATTTTCAAAATAGACATTTTTTTATAGGAATTATCCCTAAAAATTAAGGATTaaacattaataataatttcttcaaaaaaaacactaataaataataataacttgAATGATAAAAAGAAGAGAGAGGAATCATAATTCACAAACAATAAAATTATCCAAAATAGTCTACATATATTGAATCAACACTTGACAATTtgagtaacaaaaaaaaaaaaaacacttgacAATTCGAAATTCTAcccataaataataataataattaataataataaaaaaaattcaaaatcctTGATATGGTCCCCGTCTATAAACTAATGAAACAAAAGCAAAATTGTGAATCTGCAATTGCCAAACAAGACTTCCCAAATAATCCCGATCTAAACCCAGCTACTTTCACCGGAACGCCAAGAACTCTGAAAATCGACAGGGACGAACATTcaaggaataaaaataaaaaatcacaaCAAAGCACACAGATCGATCGGTCGATCTCGATCTCGATCGATGAATAGGAGGTCAAACTTGTTTTATGTTTGCTCTTGTGCAACAACTTcagcttcctcttcttctttatcttcttctttttcatcaGCAGCAGATGTTTCTGTTTCAGCTGATGATTCATTTGGCTTCGCtttcttattttcttcttctgctGCTGCAACTGCAGCTTTGATTTCTTCATGTGGAATTTCACCACTTTGTTTCGATCCAGTTTTAGTCACATGGTTATAGCAACCTTTCTCCTTGAACAATTGTGCAAAATGTGGCTTGCAGTACAGAATTCCGTCGAGAGCTGCGTAGTTTGATGTCGTCAGGTAACATCCTCCATGAGCACACCTGAAGCAATTCTTGTGATAGATTTCTCCTTCCACCGACACCTGTAAATTGAATTCCGATTTCAAATTCCGTCGAGAATTGAAATTACCGAcagatattatatttttagcgACGAATTTCTACGTAATTCTAATTTTTTCCAATTGGAATTTAGGGTCGACGAATTATCAGTGACCGATTTCATAACAAAACACCCGTAATCTGAGGTTTTGATATTGTAAAAGTGTAATGAGATAAATAAATTGACCTTTTCCAATGGATATGCAGTTTTAGTGCAACTTTTGCACTTGTCTTGGGTGCCACTGAACATGGAGGAAAGTTTGCTGGGTGCCTTTGTCTGCACAAAACAGAACaagaaaatgatatataaattcgagacatcccaactagattGGCACCTCACACGCACAAAGAGGCTAATAAACAATATTATAAGAATATATGTGTAGTAGTTTACCAGTTGGGGTTTCCTCTCTCCAGCTGAATATCCAAAATTAAATGAAGAAAACAagaatgttagaaataaaaatttagaaggagaaaacaagaaaaattaagattttttttaattaaattacatGATGCTAATTTCTTGGTAAAACTTCCGGTCTCTCTGAAAAGTTGCTCAAAGTGAGGTTTGCAGTACAAAACACCATCCAAAGAGGAATAGCTGCCCATctagattaattaattaagaaaaaacaattaaataatcgtaattaagagataattaattaaataagatTAAATAATGAAAAAGATTAATCGTACGTACCACGAGAACTCCGTTGCAGTGGCTGCACTTGAAGCAAGTCTTATGATAAGGAACACCATCAGCTGAAACCATTTCAACAAAATAAACAGTCTTGGTGCAGGCCTTGCATTTCTCAGTTGTTCCACCGAAacccatttttaattttttttaattttaatgtacTCTCTTTTATTTAACAACAAATTTTTGGAGTTCAAATTTTTCTATCTCTCCGATAATCTGAGATAGAATATGAACTCTCAAAACTTTTGTTgtgtcttttatttatttttgtttgtttttcttattctttttctgatttttaaaCTTGGATTAGGGATTGTTTATATAGTGGGAAATGGTTAATTTTAGAAGGgtaatttaaccacaagattAAAAAGAATAGGGGTCAATAACTAACGGTAAATACAGATCCAATTGTTACCCAGAATAGCCCTAAGAAATGGGATGACTTAATCTCCTTAAATTATACGTGGTATGTTTATACAGGGATAATaacatataaatttatttttaccattttctagaaattgTAAATATCCCTCAGTTTTTGTATGGTAAATTTTttgagtaaataatttattagtctccacATTTAACACACTGTTTGGtcttcctattttgaaaaatacattATGAGATCTTTAtcttttgttaatattaacTATATGGTCATTCTgtgtatttttttagatttttaaccgttatattaaCAGACAGATAGAAAACAACAGAGTGACATGTTCAGTTAAAatcttaaaaaaatagataaaatgatCAAAaggttaatattaataaaagatacaaaCCTTATAGTGTGTGTTTTAAAACAGGGGAAATAAACAGtgtgttacgtaaaaaaaatgaaaactaatAAATTGTTTACCTAAaaattttattcttctgaattGGCAAAATAAAATAAGATGCATGGTCTTTCATCCGTTGGATGTACAATCAGCACCATATTAATAAAAATGGAAGAGATATACAATAGACCACTCAATTTTTCTTTGAAGAGGAACTTTGTTAATATACCGTAGAACGGTAACAGTTTAATacagaaaacaaaatgaaactCGGAATAACATCAAAAATAGTCAGACTAGCATACTGAGAAGTCGCTCACATTAGAGCATGAGCGAAACTATTTGCTTGCATTTTAATAAAACATAATGAGAAACCGTTGTTGACTGTCAGTAAGGATCTACATTTACTAATTATATCTCCAAATTCAGGGTGGTCCACTGTTGTTGAATGAATGGCGTCATACGTTAACTTCGAGTCTATTTCGAATATGATGTTCGGGACCAGTGCCGGCCCTAGGCCTAGGTTGGGAGTGCGCCAGCCTAGGGTCCAAGGCTAATAGGGTCCAAAAAAAATTTAggtttataaatttataaagtaattttttataattaacattTTATTGGCGAACTTGATATTTTGAATATAGCTTAAGagttaatataaaaaatatgaaacatctttttgattttgaataaataaaattacattTGACACCGTATAATTATTAATGAAATgttttattgtttattatttatcataataattttaaatttttacatataatttttttattaaatggatCTCTATCTCTTATTTCACTATGAGCcaggggcggatgtaggggaggtcaaagggggcatttgccccccttcatcctattaaaaaaaaaaaaaaattcaaatccaaaaataagggtttaagtgtaaaaatactcctaatgttttcggtcatgagcaattttatccctaatgttggaagccaagagcaattttacccctaatgttgataaattgggtcaatttgagaaataattcatcaaactgtcttctcggtcatgaataatagtgtctgaaattgatccaatttatcaacattagaggtaaaattggtgcaaaattacaaaattaatatgcaatttgtgcaaaattaagaaaaaaatgactgtattttataatagtgtctgaaattgatccaatttatcaacgttaagtataaaattgctcttggctacaaacattaggggtaaaattgcaccattttagatgttaggggtaaaattacacctgacccaaaacgttagggatatttgatgcgcaacaacccgagaatcccgaaaatggatgattacgagtcggaaacattataa
The DNA window shown above is from Euphorbia lathyris chromosome 1, ddEupLath1.1, whole genome shotgun sequence and carries:
- the LOC136214281 gene encoding LIM domain-containing protein WLIM2a-like, with the protein product MGFGGTTEKCKACTKTVYFVEMVSADGVPYHKTCFKCSHCNGVLVMGSYSSLDGVLYCKPHFEQLFRETGSFTKKLASSGERKPQLTKAPSKLSSMFSGTQDKCKSCTKTAYPLEKVSVEGEIYHKNCFRCAHGGCYLTTSNYAALDGILYCKPHFAQLFKEKGCYNHVTKTGSKQSGEIPHEEIKAAVAAAEEENKKAKPNESSAETETSAADEKEEDKEEEEAEVVAQEQT